The following proteins come from a genomic window of Candidatus Fusobacterium pullicola:
- a CDS encoding rod shape-determining protein has protein sequence MKFKFPNIGFNRSLGIDLGTANTLVYSKKHRRIVLNEPSVVAVERESRKILAVGNEAKEMLGKTPDTIVAVKPLSEGVIADYDVTEAMIKYFIKKVFGSYSFFMPEIMICVPIDVTGVEKRAVLEAAISAGAKRAYLIEEARAAALGSGMDISVPEGNMIIDIGGGSTDVAVISLGGTVVSKTIRTAGNNFDADIIKYVKKTHNLLIGDKTAEEIKIKIGTALPLEEEEVMTIKGRDLIMGLPKTVEITSEEVREAIHDSLMEIVECVKYVLEQTPPELASDIIDKGMIMAGGGSLIRNFPELIAKHTNLTVKLAENPLESVVRGAGLALDQLNVLRQIEKAER, from the coding sequence ATGAAGTTTAAATTCCCGAATATAGGATTTAATAGAAGTTTAGGAATAGATTTAGGAACTGCAAATACACTTGTATATAGTAAAAAACATAGAAGAATTGTTTTGAATGAACCATCAGTTGTAGCAGTTGAAAGAGAGAGTAGAAAGATATTAGCTGTAGGAAATGAAGCTAAAGAGATGTTAGGTAAGACACCAGATACAATAGTAGCTGTAAAACCACTTAGTGAAGGGGTTATAGCTGATTATGATGTTACAGAAGCTATGATAAAATATTTTATTAAAAAGGTTTTTGGTTCATATAGTTTTTTCATGCCTGAGATAATGATATGTGTTCCTATAGATGTAACAGGAGTAGAGAAAAGAGCAGTACTTGAAGCAGCCATATCTGCCGGAGCAAAGAGAGCATATTTGATAGAAGAGGCAAGAGCTGCAGCTCTTGGTTCTGGAATGGATATATCAGTTCCTGAAGGAAATATGATAATAGATATTGGTGGTGGATCTACAGACGTAGCTGTAATTTCACTTGGAGGAACTGTTGTAAGTAAAACTATTAGAACGGCTGGAAATAACTTTGATGCAGATATTATCAAGTATGTAAAGAAAACTCATAATCTATTGATAGGAGATAAAACAGCTGAAGAGATAAAGATAAAGATTGGAACTGCTCTACCTTTAGAAGAGGAAGAGGTTATGACAATAAAAGGTAGAGATTTGATAATGGGACTTCCAAAGACTGTAGAGATAACTTCAGAAGAGGTAAGAGAGGCTATACATGACTCTTTAATGGAGATAGTAGAGTGTGTAAAATATGTACTAGAGCAAACTCCACCAGAACTTGCTTCAGATATAATTGATAAAGGTATGATAATGGCAGGTGGAGGTTCATTAATTAGAAACTTCCCAGAGTTAATAGCAAAACATACAAATCTAACAGTTAAATTAGCAGAAAATCCATTAGAAAGTGTTGTTAGAGGAGCTGGTTTAGCCTTAGATCAATTAAATGTCTTAAGACAGATAGAGAAGGCAGAAAGATAA
- the thiM gene encoding hydroxyethylthiazole kinase, with amino-acid sequence MRAEILNIVREKNPVVFHITNSVTINDCANITLALGGSPLMSYCKEELREILSFSSALVINIGTMESKMCEMVIEAGKLANELNVPVILDPVGAGASASRENLVKKLISNVKFAVIKGNLAEIKTIAGIKNENNKGVDSVEEFENSSSLAKELAIELESVIAITGKEDIVSDGKRVCKIKNGTPLLRKVTGTGCMTASLIGTICGAYREDIYEGATIGVVLMGIAGEIAEKSLTSEEGSGTFRMRIIDNIFNMTEEKIMVNVKLNIE; translated from the coding sequence ATGAGAGCAGAGATTTTAAATATAGTTAGAGAGAAAAATCCAGTTGTATTTCATATTACAAATAGCGTTACAATAAATGATTGTGCAAATATCACTTTAGCATTGGGTGGGTCACCTTTAATGTCATATTGTAAAGAGGAGTTAAGAGAGATTCTATCCTTTTCTTCGGCTTTAGTAATAAATATTGGAACAATGGAAAGTAAGATGTGTGAAATGGTTATAGAAGCTGGGAAACTAGCAAATGAATTAAATGTACCAGTTATACTAGATCCAGTTGGAGCTGGAGCTTCGGCTTCGAGGGAAAATTTGGTGAAAAAATTAATTTCAAATGTTAAATTTGCTGTTATAAAGGGAAATTTAGCAGAGATAAAAACAATAGCAGGAATAAAAAATGAAAATAATAAAGGTGTTGATTCAGTAGAAGAGTTTGAAAATAGTTCATCTTTAGCAAAGGAATTAGCAATAGAGCTAGAGAGTGTCATAGCTATTACTGGCAAGGAGGATATTGTAAGTGATGGAAAGAGAGTTTGTAAAATAAAAAATGGAACTCCTCTTCTTAGAAAGGTTACTGGAACTGGATGTATGACTGCCTCTTTGATAGGAACAATTTGTGGAGCTTACAGAGAAGATATTTATGAAGGAGCTACTATTGGAGTTGTTCTCATGGGAATTGCTGGAGAGATAGCGGAAAAAAGTTTAACTTCTGAAGAGGGAAGTGGAACTTTTAGAATGAGAATTATTGATAATATTTTTAATATGACTGAAGAAAAAATAATGGTAAATGTAAAGTTGAATATAGAATAA
- the thiE gene encoding thiamine phosphate synthase — translation MNKKNVDYSLYLVTDRGILKGRDILEAIEESILGGVTIIQLREKTASEDEFLKLAKEAKGITDKYSIPLIINDNVEIAKAIDADGVHLGQSDEELTRAREILGDRKIIGISVGNVEEAKLAEKNGADYLGIGAVFYTDSKKDINEPMGIAGLKRIVKSVNIPNVAIGGIHLSNVKEVMETGTDGIAVISEILGKENIREATVNLKKRLKKI, via the coding sequence ATGAATAAAAAAAATGTAGATTACTCTCTTTATCTAGTTACAGATAGAGGAATTTTGAAAGGAAGAGATATTTTGGAAGCAATAGAGGAAAGTATATTAGGAGGAGTCACTATTATACAGTTGAGAGAAAAGACAGCTTCAGAGGATGAATTTCTAAAGCTTGCTAAAGAGGCAAAAGGCATAACTGATAAATACAGTATTCCATTAATTATTAATGACAATGTAGAGATAGCTAAAGCTATAGATGCAGATGGTGTCCATCTTGGACAGAGTGATGAAGAACTTACAAGGGCGAGAGAGATTTTAGGAGATAGAAAAATTATAGGAATATCAGTTGGAAATGTAGAGGAAGCTAAGTTAGCAGAGAAAAACGGAGCTGATTATTTAGGGATAGGAGCTGTATTTTATACAGATAGTAAAAAGGATATAAATGAACCTATGGGAATAGCTGGATTAAAGAGAATAGTTAAGAGTGTAAATATTCCTAATGTAGCAATAGGGGGGATACACTTATCTAATGTGAAAGAGGTTATGGAAACAGGAACAGATGGTATAGCTGTTATATCAGAAATTTTAGGTAAAGAAAATATCAGAGAGGCAACAGTAAATTTAAAAAAGAGATTAAAAAAAATCTGA
- a CDS encoding ATPase: MIRDIISNEEVKEFFKNELKLDKNSGTYLFYGSDMNLLMEFALYFAKGLCCEVLEGNFCGECSTCKRIDKLLYSDLEILDNPDGIKVDEVRELTYKSSSSSYEGNRKIFIIKDISKMKKEASNALLKLIEEPNQGSFFILLNNNLNILPTIKSRSILVKIKRRTAQELEVDDYTYSFFRGNSEDIERYKLLDIDLESGYSYQEIARAIKGYEESKELEYKIDMYKAIRDFVNNRSYLKTYEKIFFAEEIVRASSDRNIYRDIVSYLIEVMGDLNGLQERLTMKGMLRFPINMRVFFINLFLEL, translated from the coding sequence ATGATAAGGGATATAATTTCCAATGAAGAGGTAAAAGAATTTTTTAAAAACGAGTTAAAATTGGATAAAAACTCAGGAACTTATCTCTTCTATGGAAGTGATATGAACTTACTTATGGAGTTTGCTCTGTATTTTGCTAAGGGATTGTGTTGTGAGGTATTAGAGGGGAATTTTTGTGGAGAGTGTAGTACTTGTAAAAGGATAGACAAACTACTTTATAGTGATTTAGAGATACTAGATAATCCAGATGGAATAAAGGTTGATGAAGTAAGGGAACTGACTTACAAATCCTCTTCAAGCTCTTATGAGGGAAATAGAAAAATATTTATAATAAAAGATATAAGCAAGATGAAGAAAGAAGCAAGTAATGCTTTACTAAAGCTTATAGAGGAACCTAATCAAGGGAGTTTCTTTATTCTTTTAAATAATAATTTAAATATTTTACCAACAATAAAATCTAGAAGTATACTGGTAAAAATCAAAAGAAGAACAGCACAAGAATTAGAGGTAGACGATTATACATACTCATTTTTTAGAGGGAATAGTGAGGATATAGAGAGGTATAAACTACTCGATATTGATTTGGAGAGTGGCTATTCGTATCAGGAGATAGCAAGAGCTATAAAAGGATATGAAGAGAGTAAAGAGTTAGAATATAAAATAGATATGTACAAAGCTATTAGAGATTTTGTAAATAATAGAAGTTATTTAAAAACCTATGAAAAAATATTTTTTGCTGAGGAGATAGTAAGAGCTTCTAGTGATAGAAATATTTATAGAGATATTGTAAGCTATTTGATTGAAGTTATGGGAGATTTAAATGGACTGCAGGAGAGACTTACAATGAAGGGGATGCTAAGATTTCCTATAAATATGAGAGTATTTTTCATCAATCTATTTTTAGAATTATAG
- a CDS encoding flavodoxin family protein — protein sequence MKVLLLNGSPRKGNTFSALKIIEKGIEENLKADIEFIDIIKYKVNGCLACDCCLLNNEKCINHNDDGQFLIDKLDEADVVIFGTPVYWWGVSAQLKAVIDRMYMKRFREKRRYKQIGILAVGAATLDDEEYDLISRQFRCICDYLEWDLVIDKSISAYEKTDLLKDEEAVKELKKVWKNIKLK from the coding sequence ATGAAAGTATTGTTATTAAATGGAAGTCCAAGAAAAGGGAATACCTTCTCAGCTTTGAAAATTATTGAAAAAGGAATTGAAGAGAATTTAAAAGCTGATATAGAATTTATTGATATAATTAAATATAAGGTTAATGGTTGTTTAGCTTGTGATTGCTGTCTTTTAAATAATGAAAAATGTATAAATCATAATGATGATGGACAATTTTTGATAGATAAACTTGATGAAGCAGATGTAGTAATTTTTGGAACACCAGTTTATTGGTGGGGAGTATCAGCACAATTAAAAGCTGTTATAGATAGAATGTATATGAAGAGATTTAGAGAAAAAAGAAGATACAAACAAATTGGAATTCTAGCTGTTGGAGCTGCTACATTGGATGATGAGGAGTATGATTTAATAAGTAGACAATTTAGATGTATCTGTGATTATTTGGAGTGGGATTTGGTTATAGATAAAAGTATCTCTGCTTATGAAAAAACAGATTTATTAAAAGATGAAGAGGCTGTAAAAGAATTGAAAAAAGTTTGGAAAAATATAAAATTAAAATAG
- a CDS encoding DUF1622 domain-containing protein has translation MELYQHSMILFKEFLHILSFFFTILSIGIICFGFLKSVFLLLQNRTSLGIDKIMKGGMDKYILVALQFLIVADIIDTIILRDLQNIILVLLIVIIRTVMSWELERQK, from the coding sequence ATGGAATTATATCAACATAGTATGATTTTGTTTAAGGAATTTTTACATATTCTTTCATTCTTTTTTACTATTTTATCTATAGGGATCATCTGTTTTGGATTTCTTAAAAGTGTTTTTTTACTTTTACAAAATAGAACTAGCTTAGGAATAGATAAGATAATGAAAGGTGGAATGGACAAGTACATTCTTGTAGCTTTACAATTTTTAATAGTTGCAGATATTATAGATACAATTATATTAAGAGATTTACAAAATATAATACTAGTTCTATTGATAGTTATTATAAGGACAGTTATGAGTTGGGAATTGGAAAGGCAAAAATAG
- a CDS encoding Mini-ribonuclease 3-like protein, producing MDNVDLRETSGVVLAYLGDSIWELNIRKYWISKGLNLQNLNKRVKNCVNAKKQSQVYREIFPMLEEKFQRLGKRAKNGNIKTFPKSCTVQEYREATAFEALIAGFYIENREDLIELAVKLCVEEKKDEV from the coding sequence ATGGACAATGTAGATTTAAGAGAGACTAGTGGAGTTGTATTAGCTTACTTAGGAGATTCAATATGGGAACTAAATATTAGAAAGTATTGGATATCTAAGGGGTTAAATCTTCAAAATTTAAATAAAAGAGTAAAAAATTGTGTAAATGCTAAGAAACAGAGTCAAGTGTATAGAGAGATTTTTCCGATGTTAGAGGAGAAATTTCAGAGATTGGGAAAGAGAGCAAAAAATGGTAATATAAAGACTTTCCCAAAATCTTGTACCGTACAAGAATATAGAGAAGCTACGGCTTTTGAAGCTCTTATAGCTGGATTCTATATAGAAAATAGGGAGGATTTGATAGAGTTAGCAGTAAAATTGTGTGTGGAGGAGAAGAAAGATGAAGTTTAA
- the thiD gene encoding bifunctional hydroxymethylpyrimidine kinase/phosphomethylpyrimidine kinase, protein MKKVLTIAGSDSCGGAGIQADLKTMSALGVYGMSVITAVTAQNTLGVFGVEDISKEIVQKQIEVIFEDIDVDAVKIGMLSSSELITVIQETLAKYSAKNIVIDPVMISKSKYKLLKDEAIESLKKFLKIGTLVTPNIPEAEVLSGMEIKSEEDMIRAAKKIKELGVKNVLVKGGHREDNCTDILLLENGEIVKFYSERIESKNTHGTGCTLSSAIASLLGKGYSEEEAVEIAKKYITLAIKNSFEIGEGVGPVGHFIELYKKAGVDYE, encoded by the coding sequence ATGAAAAAAGTTTTAACAATTGCTGGGTCAGATAGTTGTGGGGGAGCTGGAATACAAGCAGATTTAAAAACAATGAGTGCTTTAGGTGTATATGGTATGAGTGTTATTACAGCAGTGACAGCTCAAAATACTTTAGGAGTTTTTGGAGTTGAAGATATATCAAAGGAGATAGTTCAAAAGCAGATTGAAGTTATTTTCGAGGATATAGATGTAGATGCTGTAAAGATAGGAATGTTATCAAGTAGTGAACTAATAACTGTTATTCAAGAAACATTGGCTAAGTATTCAGCAAAAAATATTGTAATAGATCCTGTGATGATCTCTAAAAGTAAATATAAATTATTAAAAGATGAAGCTATTGAGAGTTTAAAAAAATTTTTAAAAATAGGAACTCTTGTAACACCTAACATACCTGAGGCTGAGGTTTTGAGTGGAATGGAGATAAAGAGTGAAGAGGATATGATAAGAGCTGCTAAAAAAATTAAAGAGCTAGGTGTAAAAAATGTTTTAGTAAAAGGTGGACATAGAGAGGATAATTGTACAGATATTTTACTTTTAGAGAATGGCGAAATAGTTAAATTCTATAGTGAAAGAATAGAGAGTAAGAATACCCATGGGACAGGATGCACCCTTTCATCAGCTATAGCCTCTTTATTAGGAAAGGGGTATTCTGAAGAAGAGGCTGTTGAAATTGCAAAAAAATATATTACTCTTGCAATAAAAAACTCTTTTGAAATTGGAGAAGGAGTTGGACCTGTAGGACATTTTATTGAACTGTATAAAAAAGCTGGTGTTGATTATGAATAA